The Armatimonadota bacterium genomic interval ATCGCCGCCGCTGCGGGCGGCGCTGGTGCTGCGCGAGCTGCACGGCGCGTCGTACCGGGAGATCGCGCATATTCTGCGGGTGCCGGTGGGCACGGTGCGCTCGCGCCTGGCCGCCGCGCGCGAGAAGCTGCGCGAGCTGTTGAGCGAAGAAGCATGACTGATTCACACTGCGAGCACATGCGCGAGCTGCTGTCGGCGCTGTTGGATGAAGAGCCAACCTTTGTCTGTGCCGGGGAGAGGCGGGGGGAGGGTGGCATGGCCGGGGCCTTGGACCCTCTCTCGGTCTCCCCCTTGAAAGGGGGAGAAGTCAACCTTTCCGGTGACGAGCGGCGCGCCGCCGACGGCCATCTGGCCGAGTGCGCCGCCTGCCGTCGGTGGTTCGAGGGGACCAAGGCTGCGTGTCAGCGGCTGAAGCTGCATCCGGTGATCGAGGCGCATCCCGGCTTCGACGCGGCGGTGATGGCGCGCGTCACCGCCGGCCCGTTGACCCGCGTGGCGGACGCGCTGGACAACTGGATCTGCACCCCGGCGCGGCAGATCGCTGCCGCCACCGCCGGCGCGCTGGTGCTGTCGGGGCTGCTGCTGTGGGGGGCAGCGTGGGTCGTCATCGCCACCTCGCCGCCGAGGGCCGACGCCGCCGCGCGACACCTCTCCCTGGAAGGGAGAGGTGGGGTGAGGGTGCACCCCGATGACCTGCCGCCCATCCTGCGCGGCGATGCCATCTCCGGCCCCGACCTGCTGGGACGGCCGCTTGCGGTGACGCCGCCGCGCCCGCTTGATCTGTGGCCGGAGTTCTTGCGCCGTCGGGTGCAACCGCAGCGGCCGGAGGAGCAGTGAGATGCGGATGACGCCAAGGCTGGTCAAGGTGCTGGCGATACTCGTGGGCGCGCTGGTGGTGATCCTCGCCGCCTCGCGGGAGCTGCGGCTGACCGCCAGGGACCAGGCGTGGCTGCTGATCAGCCTGGTCGCCGGCCGGCCGGATCCGTTCTCCTCCTCCGTGCTGAGCGGCGAGCTGCCGAAAGGAGTGTCGGCAGAGCTGCGGCGGCACTGGCAGTGGCTGGTGCTGGAGGGGGTGGGGGCCAGCTATGCTCGGCACGGCGAGGCCGAGCCGGACCGGGTGGGCGCGCTGTCGCGGGCGCTGCGGGCCGCCCCCGCCGACCGGCGGACGATGATCCGCTGTCAGCTTGCCATCGCTTACGCCCAGCGCATGGGAACCCTGCGCCCCGAACTGGCTACGCCGAGGGAAAGGCTGCGCAGGCCCAGGCCACCTGCGAATCCGAGCGTCGCGCCGCAGGTGATAGACCACGCATCCGCCGCGTGGAAGGCCGAGCCGGATAACGCGCTGTATCCGCAGCTCATCGCCGGCGCGTACCTGGCTCAGCACCGGGACGCCGACGCCCTGCACATGCTGGAGCGCGCGGCGAGCCTCGAGCGCTGGAGCAACCACCGCCGCGAGGTAGAGGAGGCAGTGATCGAGGCATGGCGGCTGCAAGGCAAAACCCGCGTGTTTGCCAAGGCCGGCACTTCCTTTGAGGGGCTGGGATCGGAGGTCGTCACCCGGGTCGCGGCCACCGCCGCGCTCGTCGGCCACCAGGCGCGGCAGGCGGGGGACAATGCGCTGGCCATTCGCTGGTACGGGGCGGTGTTCGGGATGGAGCCGCAGATGCTGCGGTCGGGCGGGATGGCCGCGCTGGGGATAGCGGGGGCGGTCGCTGCTCCGTTCGGCCCGAGCCTGCACCTGCGGGGCCGCGGACTCTACGACCCCTTGGTCAACCACGCCGAGGAGATACTCGCCTTCGGCCGGCTGTATGACTACCTGGTCGAGCACGGCGCGGACAAGCTGGCGGAGCAGGCGCTGGTCGCGGCCGGACGAAGCAAGGCCGTGCGCGACATGCTGCAAATGGACTGGGGGGTCCGCGGCGCGTTCAGTCGGTATGGGCCTTGGCGGAGATATATGTCCTGGTGGGCTGGTCAGTGGCTGGTGCTGCTGTGCCTGGTGGTGCTGTGGCTGGTGGTGTGCATTGTCGCCGCCGCAATCGCGGGTTTGGTGACGCTGGCGGCGCGGCGGCTCCGGGGAAGGCGGATTCCGGCGGACGCCGGCAAGTCATCCGCAGTGCTCGTCGCGCGCATCGTGCTGGTCGTCGTCCCGATCGCGGTGGTGGCGAGCCTGCTGCCGTGGGTGGTGGTCCTGGTGTCATCACCGCCGGTGCGGTTCGAGGACCGCATCAGCCTGTTGGCGATCCTCGAGGCCGCGATCGCGCTTATCGTAGTGGTTGGCGCGACCACCATGGTGGAGAAGTGGATCTCGCGCCGGGAATCCGCGGAGCCGGGCTTGATGGCTCGTTGGTTCCCGTCCATGCGCGCGGTGCTGGCGCGGGCGAGCGCGGCGCTGCTGGCGCTCTACCTGGTGATGTTCATCCCGGTCGGCGTGTACGGCGCGCGCTGGGAGCGACAACTGGACCGCGGCCTGCGCGAGGCGCCGATTTCCGAGTCTATGCTGCGCCGGCTGTTTCTCGGGCCGCGGCCGACGCTCCTCGCCCCGGCCGCACGGCCCGCGGTTGTGCAGCCGTCCGGCAAGTCGGAAGCCGCGCCCCGGTCGCGTTGACCATCGGCCCTGCGGCGGGACTGGGCGCGCGGCCCCTTCGCTGCGGGTCAACACTTGATCTGAGTAACAGATGAAGCCGCCGACACACGCCGACCGACGCCGACTTGTAGGGGCAAGGCATGCCTTGCCCCTACTTTCACGGCGCCCCCAGCCGGAACGGCGCGGCGAGAACGCGGCCTGCGGATGACAGCCAGCGCCGCGCGGTTTGCGCGGCCCGGCCGCCCAGGGACAGCCGCCGCGCGCCGGCGTACTTGCGCCGGTAATAGGGGCGGGCCAGGTCGCCGTCGGTGACCCGGCCCGCGCGGCTGGATGCTTGCAGGAAGCGCGTGCCCCCGCTGAAGATGCCGACGTGTGAGATGCCCGGCTTGTAGGTGTCGCGGAAGAAGACGAGGTCTCCGGGCTGAAGCTGGCTGTCGGCGACGGGCTCGCCCAGGCGGTATAACTCCGCCGCCGAGTGGGGGAGGCTCTGCCCCAGGTCGCGGGCGGTACGCACCACCAGCCCCGAGCAGTCGAGGCCTTCGCCGCTCGCCCCACCCCAGACGTAAGGCGTACCCCGGTAGCTTTGGGCGCGCCCGAGCAGGGCGCCGCCTTGACGTGACGCGGCCGCCGTGGCGACATCGGCGCCCGCGCCGGCGGGCCCCGCTCGCGCGCTGGGAGCCACCTCGATCGGTGCGTTCAGCAGTTGCCCGTAGAATGCTCGCGCCGGTGACAGGACGGCGCTCCTTTCCCCGGTCGAGGTGGCCGAGGGCACAGTCGGGCCGGAGACCGCGGCGAGCTCACGCGCCAGGTCGCGCTCCAGGTGCGCCACGACGCGGCGCGCCGCTTGCGCCTCCACGGAGTTGGTGCGACCGAAGCCGGGCAGCTCGGGGGCCGCGGGACGACTGGCCCCGGCGGCGGAGGGCAGGACCGCCAGGGCCAGCGCCACCAGCAGGCGGCCGCAGGCTCCAAACCTGCGCCGCGTCAGATGTCGCCGGTCGCACCGGGGCGTCCGGCCCCGACAGGAGGGGGGTACCGTCGAGACCGGCGCCACCGGCGAACATGCATCTGCCCCACGGGGCCGGCTTCCGGTTGTCAGAGCGTCGGACTGCACGATGGAGATTCCTCCAAGGGCCGGTGCCCCTACTTGGCCTTGGGCTCCAGGTTCATGCCGCAAGTCGGGCACTTGCCGGGCTTATCCGACACCACCTCGGGATGCATGGGGCAGGTATAGACGGTCCCCGCCTCCGCCGCAGCGGGGGTCGCGGTGGGGGGTGTCGCCTCCACCGTCGGATTCGCGGTGTCCGCCGCCTTGCCCCCCGCACAGC includes:
- a CDS encoding NlpC/P60 family protein; protein product: MALALAVLPSAAGASRPAAPELPGFGRTNSVEAQAARRVVAHLERDLARELAAVSGPTVPSATSTGERSAVLSPARAFYGQLLNAPIEVAPSARAGPAGAGADVATAAASRQGGALLGRAQSYRGTPYVWGGASGEGLDCSGLVVRTARDLGQSLPHSAAELYRLGEPVADSQLQPGDLVFFRDTYKPGISHVGIFSGGTRFLQASSRAGRVTDGDLARPYYRRKYAGARRLSLGGRAAQTARRWLSSAGRVLAAPFRLGAP